The following coding sequences lie in one Haladaptatus sp. DJG-WS-42 genomic window:
- a CDS encoding PaaI family thioesterase, with protein sequence MSDQQIPDGTAETIQHVIDNQHGYLAWLGMRVDTVSYGEISLTIPFDDKFTNPTDPPTIHGGVAASLIDTAGGLALRTTLANPLEDTLATVNLNVNYLRRASAALTAHAEVVRTGSSVGWADITVESETPDGETTEVATGQAAFRLFQS encoded by the coding sequence ATGAGCGACCAGCAGATTCCCGACGGGACGGCCGAGACGATTCAACACGTCATCGACAACCAACATGGCTATCTCGCGTGGCTTGGCATGCGCGTCGATACCGTCTCTTACGGGGAGATTTCGCTCACTATCCCCTTCGACGACAAGTTCACGAACCCGACCGACCCACCGACGATTCACGGCGGCGTCGCGGCCTCGCTCATCGACACCGCGGGCGGACTTGCCCTCCGAACCACGCTCGCAAATCCGCTCGAAGATACGCTTGCGACGGTCAACCTGAACGTGAACTACCTCCGGCGGGCCTCAGCCGCCCTCACGGCGCACGCGGAAGTCGTCCGCACCGGCTCCTCGGTTGGGTGGGCAGACATCACCGTCGAGAGCGAAACGCCCGACGGAGAAACGACGGAAGTGGCGACCGGGCAGGCGGCGTTCCGGCTGTTTCAGTCCTGA
- a CDS encoding matrixin family metalloprotease, translating to MNGRALLLTLLIVLAGCAAPIDPGFADTATTTQSTGQTTAAQATQTQTPTPQATPTAIGAQDNPWQEETLTVALSIPEDDSREYEPLVEEALAYWEANSQRYAGYPLSFALEPNAENPDIVVEFVPHVETCGEKREVAGCAPYITDARQVSRPERIQVLSGLSEKSTVLVLKHELGHAMGLDHGDEPRSIMNGQASLTTLPQTNATERPLPWDHAELSVYVDYGVVPEGERTEVRAQLQHALDYYSNGADNYVPENVSFVTVSSASEADIVIRFTDSSPCGVDPGSCGAVRGEDPDGDGALETYTHLEITLTHIDRDATGWHVGWWLGYGFGFEAESEYPDPFRGASYSERRGEWWE from the coding sequence ATGAACGGGCGAGCCCTCCTGCTGACGCTCCTCATCGTTCTCGCGGGCTGTGCGGCCCCGATAGACCCGGGCTTTGCAGATACTGCAACGACCACGCAGTCTACCGGCCAGACCACAGCAGCACAGGCCACCCAAACCCAAACACCGACGCCCCAAGCCACGCCGACAGCCATCGGCGCACAGGACAACCCGTGGCAGGAAGAGACGCTCACAGTGGCGCTCTCGATTCCAGAAGACGATTCCAGAGAGTACGAACCGCTCGTCGAGGAGGCGCTCGCCTATTGGGAAGCAAACAGCCAGCGCTACGCGGGCTACCCACTCTCCTTTGCCCTCGAACCGAACGCAGAAAACCCGGACATCGTCGTGGAGTTCGTCCCGCACGTCGAGACCTGCGGTGAGAAACGCGAGGTCGCTGGCTGCGCACCGTACATCACCGACGCCCGGCAGGTGAGCCGTCCCGAGCGGATTCAGGTGCTCTCTGGACTCTCCGAAAAATCGACCGTCCTCGTCCTCAAACACGAGCTCGGCCACGCGATGGGCCTCGACCACGGCGACGAACCGCGGTCGATCATGAACGGGCAGGCGAGTCTGACGACGCTGCCACAGACGAACGCCACCGAACGGCCGCTCCCGTGGGACCACGCCGAACTCTCGGTGTACGTTGACTACGGCGTGGTGCCGGAGGGCGAACGCACAGAAGTCCGCGCGCAGCTACAACACGCCCTCGACTACTATTCGAATGGCGCGGACAACTACGTCCCCGAAAACGTCTCCTTTGTCACGGTGAGTTCAGCGTCAGAGGCGGACATCGTGATTCGCTTTACCGACAGCTCGCCGTGCGGCGTGGACCCCGGTTCGTGTGGCGCAGTCCGGGGCGAAGACCCTGACGGCGACGGCGCGCTCGAAACCTACACCCACCTCGAAATCACGCTCACGCACATCGACCGTGACGCCACTGGCTGGCACGTCGGCTGGTGGCTCGGCTACGGCTTTGGCTTCGAAGCAGAATCGGAGTACCCAGACCCCTTCCGCGGTGCGTCGTATTCGGAGCGGCGCGGCGAGTGGTGGGAGTGA
- a CDS encoding isochorismatase family cysteine hydrolase has product MELDPATTAVVVVDMQNGFCHPDGSLYAPGSEAVVDDVTTLVTQAREAGATIVYTRDVHPPAQFADAHYYDEFERWGEHVVEGTWETEFVAELDVRDEDHIVEKHTYDAFYQTELEGFLSAHGITDLLICGTLANVCVLHTASSAALRDFRPLIVREAVGAIEDGHKQYALDHAAWLFGDVLSQAEVAFTQD; this is encoded by the coding sequence ATGGAACTCGACCCAGCCACCACGGCGGTCGTCGTCGTGGACATGCAAAACGGCTTCTGTCACCCCGACGGGAGCCTCTACGCGCCCGGCAGCGAGGCCGTCGTCGACGACGTGACCACCCTCGTCACACAGGCGCGAGAAGCGGGCGCGACCATCGTCTACACCCGCGATGTCCACCCGCCAGCGCAGTTCGCAGACGCCCACTACTACGACGAGTTTGAGCGGTGGGGCGAACACGTCGTCGAGGGGACGTGGGAAACCGAATTCGTGGCCGAACTCGACGTGCGCGACGAAGACCACATCGTCGAAAAACACACCTACGACGCCTTCTACCAGACCGAGTTGGAGGGGTTTCTCTCGGCCCACGGCATCACCGACCTGCTCATCTGTGGGACCCTCGCAAACGTGTGCGTGCTCCACACCGCGTCGAGTGCGGCGTTACGCGATTTCCGCCCGCTCATCGTCCGCGAAGCCGTGGGAGCCATCGAAGACGGCCACAAACAGTACGCCCTCGACCACGCGGCGTGGCTGTTCGGTGACGTGCTCTCACAGGCTGAGGTGGCCTTCACTCAGGACTGA
- a CDS encoding DoxX family protein, producing the protein MDAELFGRSVSFDYSEHWVGYSLVILRVVMGWVLFQGGITKVLDPSWSARGFLLNAIPEGNPLGGLWMTLGTDYIGLIDPLNAWGLTLAGLALMLGAFVRWSAFWGAIMMLFYWAAALQGGLLAGLPIAHGWVVDDHIVYAALLFGLGAFGAGRILGVDAYLEKMAFIQNNEWVKSLLG; encoded by the coding sequence ATGGACGCTGAGCTGTTCGGACGCAGTGTCAGTTTCGACTACTCAGAACACTGGGTGGGCTACTCCCTCGTCATTCTCCGCGTGGTCATGGGGTGGGTGCTGTTCCAGGGTGGAATTACGAAGGTTCTCGACCCAAGTTGGTCGGCCCGAGGCTTCCTCCTCAACGCGATTCCCGAAGGCAACCCGCTTGGTGGGTTGTGGATGACGCTTGGCACCGACTACATCGGGCTCATCGACCCACTCAACGCGTGGGGATTGACGCTTGCAGGCCTCGCGCTCATGCTTGGGGCGTTCGTCCGCTGGAGCGCATTCTGGGGTGCGATAATGATGCTGTTCTACTGGGCCGCGGCCTTACAGGGTGGCCTCCTCGCCGGGCTGCCAATCGCACACGGATGGGTCGTTGACGACCACATCGTGTACGCCGCCTTGCTGTTCGGTCTCGGTGCGTTCGGTGCGGGCCGCATTCTCGGCGTGGACGCCTACCTCGAAAAGATGGCGTTCATCCAGAACAACGAGTGGGTCAAAAGCCTGCTCGGGTGA
- a CDS encoding dihydroorotase, producing MLITNATLADGRCRDVRIADGTITELGRTLAGDADVDASGKLLLPGMIDAHVHFRQPGYDHKETWETGSQSAAAGGVTTVVDQPNTSPPTVSGEAFDEKAAFAAQSYVDWGINGGVTENWDRKSLLSRPLFALGEVFLADSTGNMGIAPVLFEDAVKAATKKGVAVTVHAEDATLFDESAKDRDDADAWSAFRAAEAEAEAVELACKVGEQVGAQLHIAHTSTPEGVDIAADYGMTCEVSPHHLLLSRADLEELGTFGRMNPPLRSEQRRAAVYKRVADGTVDMIATDHAPHTREEKDASIWDAPSGVPGVETALPLLLEEARKGNLTYERVRQLTASNPAAVFDLPKKGRVAVGMDADLVLVDPDASREIRGVDLHSKCDWTPFEGMRGVFPEWTMVRGETVFDDGAFGEAVGENVR from the coding sequence ATGCTCATTACTAACGCGACGCTCGCGGACGGCCGCTGCCGTGACGTGCGCATCGCAGATGGAACCATCACCGAACTCGGCCGCACACTCGCGGGCGACGCAGACGTAGACGCGAGCGGGAAGCTCCTTTTGCCGGGCATGATAGACGCTCACGTCCACTTTCGTCAGCCGGGCTACGACCACAAGGAGACGTGGGAGACGGGGAGCCAGTCGGCGGCGGCGGGCGGCGTAACGACGGTCGTTGACCAGCCGAACACCTCGCCGCCGACCGTTTCTGGTGAGGCGTTCGATGAGAAGGCCGCGTTCGCAGCGCAGTCGTACGTGGACTGGGGTATCAACGGCGGCGTCACCGAGAACTGGGACCGAAAGAGCCTCCTCTCGCGGCCGTTGTTCGCCCTCGGAGAGGTGTTCCTCGCGGATTCGACCGGGAACATGGGCATCGCCCCGGTGCTGTTCGAAGATGCCGTGAAAGCCGCGACGAAGAAGGGCGTCGCCGTCACCGTTCACGCAGAGGACGCGACGTTGTTCGACGAGTCGGCGAAAGACCGCGACGACGCCGACGCGTGGAGCGCCTTCCGCGCCGCAGAAGCAGAAGCGGAAGCCGTCGAACTCGCCTGCAAAGTCGGTGAGCAGGTTGGCGCACAACTCCACATCGCCCACACCAGCACGCCCGAGGGCGTTGACATCGCCGCAGATTATGGGATGACCTGCGAAGTGTCGCCCCACCACCTCCTGCTCTCACGGGCTGACCTTGAGGAACTCGGGACGTTCGGGCGGATGAACCCGCCGCTTCGCAGCGAACAGCGCCGCGCCGCCGTCTACAAGCGCGTCGCCGACGGGACGGTGGACATGATTGCGACCGACCACGCCCCTCACACGCGCGAAGAGAAAGACGCGAGCATCTGGGACGCGCCGAGCGGCGTCCCCGGCGTGGAGACGGCACTGCCGCTCCTGCTCGAAGAGGCGCGCAAAGGCAACCTGACCTACGAGCGCGTCCGTCAACTTACGGCGTCGAATCCCGCGGCCGTGTTCGACCTGCCGAAAAAAGGTCGGGTCGCCGTTGGCATGGACGCCGACTTGGTGCTCGTTGACCCCGATGCAAGCCGCGAGATTCGCGGTGTGGACCTGCACTCGAAGTGCGACTGGACGCCGTTCGAAGGCATGCGAGGCGTGTTCCCCGAGTGGACGATGGTTCGCGGCGAGACGGTGTTCGACGACGGCGCGTTCGGCGAGGCGGTTGGCGAGAACGTTCGGTGA
- a CDS encoding lipoate--protein ligase family protein has product MRVIRGRAATVAADQEASRRLLDWVAENGTPAVRVWTPHRQVAFGRRDSGSPGYERAKQAAEAHGFPPIERNVGGRAVAYTGTTVAFGRAVPIADMRSGLSDRYDSLTAAVQVALSRLGVSASTGEPSNSFCPGAHSLQADGKLVGIAQRVRRGAALVAGICIVTGHAEIAAVLDPVYDALGVPFDPDSVGSVEKAGGPADSQTVINALETALAGPGDHEVVSVRDV; this is encoded by the coding sequence ATGCGCGTCATTCGCGGCCGGGCAGCCACCGTGGCCGCAGACCAAGAAGCGAGTCGGCGGCTGCTCGACTGGGTCGCTGAGAACGGAACGCCAGCCGTCCGCGTCTGGACGCCCCACCGACAGGTCGCCTTCGGGCGGCGTGATTCGGGGTCGCCGGGCTACGAGCGAGCAAAACAAGCGGCAGAAGCCCACGGCTTTCCACCCATCGAGCGCAATGTCGGCGGCCGCGCGGTGGCCTACACCGGGACGACCGTCGCCTTCGGGCGCGCCGTGCCCATCGCAGATATGCGAAGCGGACTTAGTGACCGCTACGATAGTCTCACGGCTGCCGTGCAAGTGGCGCTCTCGCGCCTCGGTGTCAGCGCGTCTACGGGCGAGCCGTCCAACTCCTTTTGCCCGGGTGCACATTCGCTTCAAGCCGACGGGAAACTCGTCGGCATCGCCCAGCGAGTCCGGCGCGGCGCGGCGCTCGTCGCGGGCATCTGTATCGTCACCGGCCACGCGGAGATTGCAGCCGTTCTCGACCCCGTCTACGACGCCTTGGGCGTGCCGTTCGACCCGGATTCGGTCGGCAGCGTCGAGAAGGCGGGCGGCCCAGCGGATTCTCAAACAGTCATCAACGCCCTCGAAACTGCGCTCGCCGGGCCGGGCGACCACGAGGTCGTCTCGGTCCGAGACGTTTAG
- a CDS encoding ABC transporter permease: MSTETNTTNRNDRSFVDRLQASPFLSELLSNRLAVAGLAIIFSLLVIAVYARLFIDLGQIVPSQLGTNPNRAPPSSEFWFGTDGQARDIFTRTLYGAWLAMKYGTITVGLSTMAGITLGIMAAYYSDMTDNVIMRTMDVLLAFPSLLLALALVAIFGAGLWKVVIALTLVYTPRFARVVRGAALKVLEDEYVDATVALGARDPRVLFRHILPNTLAPITVQSTLNFGLAIIDIAALSFLGFGAAPGTPSWGLMLSNGVTNGLLSGIWWWSFFPGLFLAITVLGFNLLGDGMRDALDPRMRDAID, encoded by the coding sequence ATGAGCACGGAAACCAACACCACGAACCGGAACGACCGCAGCTTCGTAGACAGACTGCAAGCCTCGCCGTTCCTCTCTGAACTCCTGTCGAATCGCCTCGCCGTCGCCGGGCTCGCAATCATCTTCTCGCTGTTAGTGATTGCGGTGTACGCGCGACTGTTCATCGACCTCGGCCAAATCGTTCCGTCGCAACTCGGGACGAACCCGAACCGTGCGCCGCCGTCGAGCGAGTTCTGGTTCGGCACGGACGGCCAGGCCCGTGACATCTTCACGCGTACGCTGTACGGCGCATGGCTGGCGATGAAGTACGGGACGATTACGGTCGGCCTCTCGACGATGGCGGGCATCACGCTCGGCATCATGGCCGCCTACTACTCCGACATGACCGACAACGTCATCATGCGGACGATGGACGTGCTGCTCGCGTTCCCATCGCTCCTGCTCGCGCTCGCGCTCGTCGCCATCTTCGGCGCGGGGCTCTGGAAGGTCGTCATCGCGCTCACCCTCGTCTACACGCCGCGCTTTGCCCGCGTCGTCCGCGGGGCGGCGCTCAAGGTGTTAGAAGACGAGTACGTGGACGCGACCGTCGCGCTCGGCGCACGTGACCCGCGAGTCCTGTTCCGCCATATCCTGCCGAACACGCTCGCGCCCATCACCGTCCAGAGTACGCTCAACTTTGGCCTCGCCATCATCGACATCGCGGCGCTGTCGTTCCTCGGCTTTGGTGCCGCTCCCGGGACGCCGTCGTGGGGGCTGATGCTCTCGAACGGCGTCACCAACGGCCTGCTCTCTGGCATCTGGTGGTGGTCCTTCTTCCCCGGCCTGTTCCTCGCAATCACCGTCCTCGGGTTCAACCTCCTCGGTGACGGCATGCGCGACGCACTCGACCCACGGATGCGCGACGCCATCGACTAA
- a CDS encoding PPOX class F420-dependent oxidoreductase has protein sequence MAEIPPEFHDLFEGRAFAQFASVLPDGSPHVIPMWVEYDDGFLYVNTVTGNRKHRNVERDPHVSLAISDPENPYRYLHIRGEVVEMTEDVGQEQLNRLAERYTGKKKSPREGAADASRTVLKIRPDAVVGRAPPTRQRR, from the coding sequence ATGGCCGAAATTCCCCCAGAGTTCCACGACCTGTTCGAAGGCCGTGCGTTCGCCCAATTCGCCTCAGTCCTCCCCGACGGCAGCCCCCACGTCATCCCAATGTGGGTCGAGTACGACGACGGCTTTCTGTACGTGAACACGGTGACTGGCAACCGAAAACACCGAAACGTCGAACGCGACCCGCACGTCTCACTCGCCATCAGCGACCCCGAAAACCCGTATCGCTATCTCCACATCCGCGGCGAGGTGGTCGAGATGACCGAAGACGTTGGCCAAGAACAGCTCAACCGACTCGCAGAACGGTACACGGGGAAGAAAAAGTCGCCACGCGAAGGCGCGGCGGACGCGTCGCGGACGGTGCTGAAGATTCGTCCCGACGCCGTGGTCGGTCGCGCCCCACCGACGCGCCAGCGCCGTTAG
- a CDS encoding nicotinate phosphoribosyltransferase has protein sequence MSDAFDIVSTEAIRAGRATDVYFERTETTLDHAGKNPTVVAEVTANQFPTGEFNLFAGVKDAAHLLEGLPVDVDALSEGNLFDAGPVLQITGKYRDFARYETALLGFLSHATGIATKALEARHAAPDTTMLSFGARHVHPSMAAVVERSALLAGFDGFSHAAAGDLLGREAGGTMPHALLMCYGRGEQEAAWRAFYEATGQGVALCDTYSDEVEEALRAAAELGEDLESIRIDTTRSRRGDFAHIIREVRWELEVRGYDHVDIFVSGGLQPADLHELKDLVDGFGVGGYVSNADPLDFALDIVEVEGEPASKRGKLSGKKQVYRTRDGGHHVGLASRPGPTDGRPMLEPLIREGELVREFDLTDAAKRAATDATKVGFGEN, from the coding sequence ATGTCCGATGCGTTCGATATTGTGTCCACCGAAGCCATCCGAGCGGGACGCGCCACGGATGTCTACTTCGAGCGGACCGAAACCACGCTCGACCACGCGGGGAAGAACCCGACGGTCGTCGCAGAAGTAACGGCCAATCAGTTCCCCACGGGCGAGTTCAACCTCTTTGCTGGCGTCAAAGACGCCGCCCACCTTCTCGAAGGCCTCCCGGTCGATGTCGATGCCCTCTCTGAAGGCAACCTATTCGACGCGGGGCCAGTGCTCCAGATTACGGGGAAGTATCGCGACTTTGCGCGCTACGAGACGGCGTTGCTCGGCTTCCTCTCACACGCGACGGGGATTGCGACGAAGGCACTCGAAGCCCGACACGCCGCCCCTGACACGACCATGCTCAGCTTCGGTGCGCGCCACGTCCACCCGTCGATGGCCGCGGTCGTCGAACGCTCCGCGCTCCTCGCCGGCTTCGACGGCTTCTCACACGCCGCCGCGGGCGACCTGCTCGGGCGCGAGGCGGGCGGCACGATGCCCCACGCCTTGCTCATGTGCTACGGGCGGGGTGAACAGGAAGCCGCGTGGCGCGCCTTTTACGAGGCGACCGGACAGGGCGTCGCGCTCTGTGACACCTACTCGGATGAGGTCGAAGAAGCACTTCGCGCCGCGGCCGAACTCGGCGAGGACTTAGAGAGCATCCGCATCGATACGACGCGCTCGCGGCGCGGTGACTTCGCGCACATCATCCGAGAGGTGCGCTGGGAACTCGAGGTGCGCGGCTACGACCACGTCGATATCTTCGTTTCTGGTGGCCTCCAGCCCGCTGACCTCCACGAACTCAAAGACCTCGTCGATGGCTTCGGCGTTGGCGGCTACGTTTCGAACGCAGACCCACTCGATTTCGCGCTCGACATCGTCGAAGTCGAGGGCGAACCCGCCTCAAAGCGCGGAAAGCTCTCGGGGAAAAAGCAGGTGTACCGAACCCGCGACGGCGGCCACCACGTCGGCCTCGCGAGTCGTCCCGGACCAACCGACGGGAGGCCGATGCTCGAACCGCTCATCCGCGAGGGTGAACTCGTCCGTGAGTTTGACTTGACAGACGCTGCAAAACGCGCCGCGACGGACGCGACGAAGGTCGGCTTCGGCGAGAACTAG
- a CDS encoding Hvo_1808 family surface protein, whose amino-acid sequence MARTRSLVALAFLVVLSGCVGGILGPQEDPDDDTLGWENGYWYDDPLSIDERDGLNETEREAVVARTMARVEVIRGLEFTESVSVTLISREEYRSRRGSDWANEPTDYDRWNEQVWEGLFLVSEDATVSDAFGDVYGSAVQGYYSGGGEITLVSDSATPMVDRTTLSHELVHALQDQHFGFGGGRDSQDGDLAADGLTEGDANYVEQLYESRCQAEWDCIARPDRGTSSAPADFNRGVFSVIYQPYAEGPLFVETLRDRGGWEAVNDAYDDVPQSTEQVIHPEDYPDDRPVELDVPDRSSGGWERFSFDNRPNADTVGEASIYAMLWANGVVTDQSPYAYAFPASTGWAGDSLIPYQNGDEYGYVWVTEWESEADAREFVDAYRQVLEANGAVERAGGVYRIPEGEPFADAFRVTQSGTQVKIVNAPSLGALGRIDG is encoded by the coding sequence ATGGCACGCACTCGCTCGCTCGTTGCCCTCGCCTTCCTCGTCGTTCTTTCCGGCTGTGTCGGTGGCATTCTCGGCCCGCAAGAAGACCCCGATGACGACACGCTTGGCTGGGAAAACGGCTACTGGTACGACGACCCGCTCTCCATTGACGAGCGCGACGGCCTGAATGAAACCGAGCGCGAAGCCGTCGTCGCCCGGACGATGGCTCGCGTCGAAGTCATCCGAGGGCTGGAGTTCACAGAATCGGTGTCGGTGACGCTCATCAGCCGCGAGGAGTACCGCTCGCGGCGCGGGAGCGACTGGGCCAACGAACCCACCGACTACGACCGCTGGAACGAGCAGGTCTGGGAGGGACTGTTTCTCGTCTCCGAAGACGCCACCGTTTCAGACGCCTTTGGCGACGTCTACGGCAGTGCGGTGCAGGGCTACTACAGCGGCGGCGGCGAAATCACGCTCGTGAGCGACTCTGCGACGCCGATGGTCGACCGGACGACGCTCTCACACGAACTCGTCCACGCCCTCCAAGACCAGCACTTCGGATTCGGCGGCGGACGAGACTCCCAAGACGGCGACCTCGCCGCAGACGGCCTGACCGAAGGCGATGCGAACTACGTCGAACAGCTTTACGAATCGCGCTGTCAAGCCGAGTGGGACTGCATTGCCCGGCCAGACCGGGGCACGAGCAGTGCGCCAGCCGACTTCAATCGCGGCGTCTTCTCGGTCATCTACCAGCCGTACGCAGAGGGGCCGCTGTTCGTCGAAACCCTCCGCGACCGCGGCGGCTGGGAGGCCGTGAACGACGCCTACGACGACGTTCCCCAGAGCACAGAGCAGGTCATCCACCCCGAGGACTACCCGGACGACCGTCCGGTCGAACTCGACGTGCCAGACCGGTCGTCGGGCGGCTGGGAGCGGTTTTCGTTCGACAACCGCCCGAACGCGGACACCGTTGGCGAAGCCTCCATCTACGCCATGCTCTGGGCCAACGGCGTGGTGACAGACCAGTCGCCGTACGCCTACGCGTTCCCGGCATCGACCGGATGGGCCGGTGACAGCCTCATCCCGTACCAGAACGGCGACGAGTACGGCTACGTCTGGGTGACCGAGTGGGAATCCGAAGCGGACGCCCGCGAGTTCGTCGATGCCTACCGACAGGTGCTCGAAGCAAACGGCGCGGTCGAGCGCGCAGGCGGCGTCTACCGCATCCCCGAGGGCGAACCGTTCGCAGACGCCTTCCGGGTGACGCAGTCGGGGACGCAAGTGAAAATCGTGAACGCGCCATCACTCGGTGCGCTCGGGCGCATAGACGGGTAG
- a CDS encoding TIGR00296 family protein: MSEAQTALFSYDDGRGAVDLAREAVDLFVNNGQRKQPGSMRDAFYNRAGVFIRLQSTQGRGRLRGCAGTVQSTDRVGHTIIEAAIQAASTDSCGSELEAAELSSTAISVCIVTDVIETDDPAADLAVGTHGLAVQKGSQFGWLYPTVPVENGWSEFEYLDRTCRKAGLSPTAWEKDDVDVLLFRSQVFEERTPNGSIKERTF; encoded by the coding sequence ATGTCCGAGGCTCAAACTGCGCTCTTTTCATACGACGACGGCCGCGGGGCTGTCGACCTCGCACGCGAGGCGGTAGACCTGTTCGTCAACAACGGCCAACGAAAACAGCCGGGGAGTATGCGCGATGCCTTCTACAACCGGGCCGGGGTGTTCATTCGCCTGCAATCGACACAGGGGAGAGGCCGCCTCCGCGGCTGTGCCGGAACTGTCCAGAGTACAGATCGCGTGGGCCACACCATCATCGAAGCCGCGATTCAGGCCGCGAGCACCGACTCGTGTGGCTCCGAACTCGAAGCCGCAGAGCTTTCGAGCACCGCCATTTCGGTGTGCATCGTTACCGACGTCATCGAGACAGACGACCCCGCCGCAGACTTAGCAGTCGGCACCCACGGCCTCGCCGTCCAGAAGGGCAGCCAGTTTGGCTGGCTCTACCCGACCGTCCCGGTCGAGAACGGCTGGAGCGAGTTCGAGTACTTAGACCGTACCTGCCGGAAAGCCGGACTCTCGCCAACGGCGTGGGAAAAAGACGACGTTGACGTACTCTTGTTCCGCAGTCAAGTGTTCGAAGAGCGAACCCCGAACGGCTCGATAAAAGAGCGGACCTTCTAG
- a CDS encoding Hvo_1808 family surface protein gives MRALATVLVALLLVLSGCSAVLPGDTTDATTTTPADTQTATSTASPTTAQATTQTPTTTPRPDPESDVLGWENGYWHDDVLSVTTDDGLNETELDAVVARAMARVEHVRELEFNETVPVEIITRAEYQNETQEEYTDDFRAFDNAKFEAMFFVGEDRDALAVQNTNRGSNVLGYYSPKDDAIVIVANSETPSLDAEGTLSHELVHALQDQHYNISSISRPTRELYNARNGLIEGEANYVQRLYLERCDAEWQCLEAPESNGGGGVPDDFHWGIYFLNFFPYSDGPGFVGQVHSAQGWDGVNNLYANLPNSAEQVIYPQKYGDDEPTDVTLEDTNAGDWERVIPESPHPDQERPAYASLGQSALSAMFAHTFTDSYNQSRVVEPQEFINYEENGRVNSSDPFNYDLRYTRGWDGDRMHVYKNDDGETGYVWKLVWDSPEDAQQFADGYERLLQHWGAHRVSENVWVVPEGEPYADAFYISVEGDTVTIVNAPTTDDLPDVSETAA, from the coding sequence ATGCGAGCACTCGCCACCGTCCTGGTCGCACTCCTCCTCGTTCTCTCCGGCTGTAGCGCCGTGCTCCCCGGGGACACCACGGATGCGACGACAACGACGCCAGCGGACACGCAAACCGCAACGTCAACGGCCAGCCCGACAACGGCGCAGGCAACCACACAGACACCGACCACGACGCCCCGTCCTGACCCCGAGAGTGACGTGCTCGGGTGGGAGAACGGCTACTGGCACGACGACGTGCTCTCGGTGACGACCGACGACGGTCTGAACGAGACGGAACTCGACGCCGTCGTCGCCCGCGCGATGGCTCGGGTCGAACACGTGCGCGAACTCGAATTCAACGAGACCGTCCCCGTCGAAATCATCACGCGCGCAGAGTACCAAAACGAGACCCAAGAAGAGTACACCGACGACTTCCGCGCCTTCGACAACGCGAAGTTCGAAGCGATGTTCTTCGTCGGCGAAGACAGAGATGCCTTAGCCGTCCAGAACACGAATCGCGGCTCGAACGTCCTCGGCTACTACAGCCCGAAAGACGACGCCATCGTCATCGTCGCAAACTCCGAGACGCCGTCGCTCGACGCCGAAGGCACGCTCTCTCACGAACTCGTCCACGCCCTCCAAGACCAGCACTACAACATCTCCTCTATCTCGCGGCCGACCCGCGAACTCTACAACGCGCGAAACGGCCTCATCGAGGGCGAAGCCAACTACGTCCAGCGGCTCTACCTCGAACGCTGTGACGCAGAATGGCAGTGCCTCGAAGCGCCTGAATCGAACGGCGGTGGCGGCGTCCCTGACGACTTCCACTGGGGTATCTACTTCCTCAACTTCTTCCCGTACAGCGACGGGCCCGGCTTCGTCGGCCAAGTCCACAGCGCACAGGGCTGGGACGGCGTGAACAACCTCTACGCAAACCTCCCGAACAGTGCAGAACAGGTCATCTACCCGCAGAAGTACGGCGACGATGAGCCGACGGACGTGACCCTTGAAGACACCAACGCCGGTGATTGGGAGCGCGTCATCCCCGAGTCGCCACACCCAGACCAAGAGCGCCCGGCCTACGCGAGCCTCGGGCAGTCTGCGCTCTCTGCGATGTTCGCCCACACGTTCACCGATTCGTACAACCAGTCACGCGTGGTCGAGCCACAGGAGTTCATCAACTACGAGGAAAACGGCCGAGTCAACAGCTCTGACCCGTTCAACTACGACCTGCGCTACACCCGCGGCTGGGATGGCGACCGGATGCACGTCTACAAAAATGACGACGGCGAGACGGGCTACGTCTGGAAACTCGTCTGGGACTCCCCCGAAGACGCCCAGCAGTTTGCAGACGGCTACGAGCGCCTCCTCCAGCACTGGGGCGCACACCGCGTGAGCGAGAACGTCTGGGTCGTCCCCGAGGGTGAACCGTACGCGGACGCCTTCTACATCTCCGTCGAGGGCGACACGGTCACCATCGTGAACGCGCCGACGACCGATGACCTGCCCGACGTGTCTGAGACCGCCGCCTGA